A stretch of the Archangium violaceum genome encodes the following:
- a CDS encoding ATP-binding protein codes for MQLQASRPRAPLARSTLFKMGVRIAVVITLSTFFSYLHIRHTLHEEALESLEQHVSERSQREQALFVLAEDNHAFLKKALEEKIRALQAEDVSARFDNLFARMPDGSVRSRPELFDGTRMAGLFVPRGVTVDQDMRRRILAAYDVLNQYGPAFHTRFEDTYIMLPEGPLVLYWPERPTWSHDAAPDFLPVQADYFRISLPEHNPQRQTAWTSAYKEDFSEKWMASASTPLDMDGRHVATINQDVFIEDLMARTLNESLPGAYNIIVRDDGELIVHPALKLDDVASQPDAVERTDHLRSLIERVRTRPANQAVLELPGSSEYLAVARLQGPGWNFVTVLPESVMSQPAFLAARYVLLLGVLSLLLELGIMYWVLQQQISQPLLAFTQATDRVAAGDFKVELDTSRGDELGQLARAFQLMADQVQRREEELRQANEGLELRVEERTRELKDVHAQLVKTARQAGMAEIATNVLHNVGNVLNSVYTSAQVAKERMTGMKLEHVGRVAHMLQERQSDLSTFLTQDERGRHLMPFLDKLGQNLVDERQEVVTLLNDVGRYTEHIGDIVKVQQNYARTPRLHEPVQLAELVEDAVRINSAGLTRHQVKVVRQLAALPPVLTDKHKMLMILVNLVSNAKYAMDDVPPAERLLTVKLEHVPPANNIRIEIHDNGMGIAPEMLTRIFQYGFTTREEGHGFGLHSSALAAQELGGVLTVHSAGKGQGATFILEIPYQPAPERK; via the coding sequence ATGCAGCTGCAAGCATCCCGCCCCCGCGCCCCGCTGGCCCGTTCAACGCTCTTCAAGATGGGCGTGCGCATCGCGGTCGTCATCACCCTCTCCACCTTCTTCAGCTACCTCCACATCCGCCACACCCTGCACGAAGAGGCCCTCGAAAGCCTGGAGCAGCACGTCTCCGAGCGCAGCCAACGCGAGCAGGCCCTCTTCGTGCTGGCGGAGGACAACCACGCCTTCCTCAAGAAGGCCCTGGAGGAGAAGATCCGGGCCTTGCAGGCGGAGGACGTGAGCGCCCGCTTCGACAACCTCTTCGCCCGGATGCCCGACGGCTCGGTCCGCAGCCGTCCCGAGCTCTTCGACGGCACGAGGATGGCGGGCCTCTTCGTCCCCAGGGGCGTCACCGTCGACCAGGACATGCGCCGCCGGATCCTGGCCGCGTATGACGTGCTCAACCAGTACGGGCCCGCCTTCCACACGCGCTTCGAGGACACCTACATCATGCTCCCCGAAGGGCCGCTCGTCCTCTACTGGCCCGAGCGCCCCACCTGGAGCCACGACGCCGCGCCCGACTTCCTGCCCGTCCAGGCGGATTACTTCCGCATCAGCCTGCCCGAGCACAATCCACAGCGGCAGACGGCCTGGACCAGCGCCTACAAGGAGGACTTCAGCGAGAAATGGATGGCCTCGGCCTCCACTCCGCTGGACATGGACGGCCGCCATGTCGCGACCATCAACCAGGACGTCTTCATCGAGGACTTGATGGCCCGCACGCTCAACGAGAGCCTGCCCGGCGCCTACAACATCATCGTCCGAGATGATGGCGAGCTCATCGTCCACCCCGCGCTGAAGCTGGACGATGTCGCCTCCCAGCCCGACGCGGTGGAGCGGACGGACCACCTGCGAAGCCTCATCGAGCGGGTGAGGACCCGCCCGGCCAACCAGGCCGTCCTGGAGCTCCCGGGCTCGAGCGAGTACCTCGCCGTGGCTCGGCTACAAGGCCCCGGCTGGAACTTCGTCACGGTGTTGCCCGAGAGCGTGATGTCCCAACCCGCCTTCCTCGCGGCGCGCTACGTGCTGCTGCTCGGTGTGTTGTCCCTGCTGCTGGAGCTGGGCATCATGTACTGGGTGCTGCAGCAGCAGATCTCCCAACCGCTGCTCGCCTTCACCCAGGCCACCGATCGGGTGGCCGCCGGTGACTTCAAGGTCGAGCTGGACACTTCACGCGGCGATGAACTGGGACAGCTCGCCCGAGCCTTCCAGCTCATGGCGGATCAGGTGCAACGGCGCGAGGAGGAGTTGCGGCAGGCCAACGAAGGGCTGGAGCTTCGCGTCGAGGAGCGCACCCGCGAGCTCAAGGACGTGCATGCGCAGCTGGTGAAGACGGCGCGGCAGGCGGGCATGGCGGAGATCGCCACCAATGTGCTGCACAACGTGGGCAACGTCCTCAACAGCGTCTACACCTCGGCCCAGGTCGCCAAGGAGCGGATGACGGGCATGAAGCTCGAGCACGTGGGGCGCGTGGCCCACATGCTCCAGGAGCGACAGAGCGACCTCTCCACGTTCCTCACCCAGGACGAGCGCGGGCGCCACCTGATGCCCTTCCTGGACAAGCTGGGGCAGAACCTGGTCGACGAGCGCCAGGAGGTCGTCACCCTGCTCAATGACGTGGGCCGCTACACCGAGCACATCGGCGACATCGTCAAGGTGCAGCAGAACTACGCCCGGACGCCCCGGCTGCACGAGCCCGTGCAACTGGCGGAGCTGGTCGAGGACGCCGTCCGCATCAACTCGGCCGGGCTCACCCGTCACCAGGTGAAGGTGGTGCGGCAGCTCGCGGCCCTTCCCCCCGTGCTGACCGACAAGCACAAGATGCTGATGATCCTCGTCAACCTGGTCAGCAACGCCAAGTACGCCATGGATGATGTGCCACCGGCCGAGCGGCTCCTGACGGTGAAGCTGGAGCACGTTCCGCCCGCCAACAACATCCGCATCGAAATCCATGACAACGGCATGGGCATCGCACCGGAGATGCTCACCCGCATCTTCCAGTATGGCTTCACCACGCGAGAGGAGGGCCACGGCTTCGGCCTGCACTCCAGCGCCCTGGCGGCCCAGGAGCTGGGCGGCGTGCTGACCGTCCACAGCGCCGGAAAGGGGCAGGGAGCCACCTTCATCCTGGAGATTCCCTACCAGCCCGCCCCGGAGAGGAAGTGA
- a CDS encoding DUF58 domain-containing protein gives MARRRRWSFLMPPEEHGFIRFLQDRYHGLLTPVGRVVLWSALAAGFLLLGGLVAPLILFFSFSVSALAAAAVVGLPFRPRVSLTRLLPPPVSAGDTLTYRVRVENTGRRTVRHIAVEERGLPPELRRVGEPPIIDALAPGEHSEVTLRLTCSTRGVYELGALQAASLFPSALVKWPRRSPGKDRLLVYPRFTPLESLDVPHGRNYQPGGIAVASRVGESTEFFGTREWHEGDRTRDIHWPSFARTGRLVVKEFQEEFFVRLALVLDVQSRSAKEDALLEKALSLAAGMADVLARQEYIIDLFAAGPQVFHFQAGRALAHFEHILEILAAIESGERLDLDALEAALLPEASHLSAVIFVVMDWEPSRAALVERLKAHGVAVRVLSVRPDRKPAGLAPEEVVELS, from the coding sequence ATGGCCCGCCGTCGTCGCTGGTCCTTCCTGATGCCGCCCGAGGAGCACGGGTTCATCCGCTTCCTCCAGGACCGCTACCACGGGCTGCTCACCCCCGTGGGGCGCGTGGTGCTGTGGTCGGCCCTCGCCGCGGGCTTCCTGCTGCTGGGCGGACTCGTCGCGCCGCTCATCCTCTTCTTCTCCTTCTCCGTCTCCGCGCTCGCCGCCGCCGCCGTGGTGGGCCTTCCCTTCCGGCCTCGCGTCTCGCTCACGCGCCTGCTCCCTCCTCCCGTCTCCGCGGGCGACACGCTCACCTACCGCGTGCGCGTGGAGAACACCGGCCGGCGCACCGTGCGCCACATCGCCGTGGAGGAGCGCGGCCTGCCTCCCGAGCTGCGCAGGGTGGGCGAGCCGCCCATCATCGACGCGCTCGCGCCCGGCGAGCACTCCGAGGTGACGCTGCGCCTCACGTGCTCCACCCGCGGCGTCTACGAGCTGGGCGCGCTCCAGGCCGCGAGCCTCTTCCCCTCGGCGCTGGTGAAGTGGCCGAGGCGCTCGCCGGGGAAGGATCGTCTGCTCGTGTATCCGCGCTTCACGCCGCTCGAGTCCCTGGACGTGCCGCACGGGCGCAACTACCAGCCCGGAGGCATCGCGGTGGCCTCGCGGGTGGGCGAGTCCACCGAGTTCTTCGGCACCCGCGAATGGCACGAGGGAGATCGCACCCGGGACATCCACTGGCCCTCGTTCGCGCGCACCGGTCGGCTGGTGGTGAAGGAATTCCAGGAGGAGTTCTTCGTCCGGCTGGCCCTGGTGCTGGACGTGCAATCGCGCTCGGCGAAGGAGGACGCGCTGCTGGAGAAGGCGCTCTCCCTGGCGGCGGGCATGGCGGACGTGCTGGCGCGCCAGGAGTACATCATCGATCTGTTCGCCGCGGGCCCCCAGGTGTTCCACTTCCAGGCGGGCCGGGCGCTCGCGCACTTCGAGCACATCCTCGAAATCCTCGCGGCCATCGAGTCGGGCGAGCGGCTGGACCTGGACGCGCTGGAGGCGGCGCTGCTGCCCGAGGCGAGCCACCTGTCCGCGGTCATCTTCGTGGTGATGGACTGGGAGCCCTCGCGCGCGGCGCTGGTCGAGCGGCTCAAGGCGCACGGGGTGGCGGTGCGGGTGCTCTCGGTGAGGCCGGACCGCAAGCCCGCGGGGCTCGCTCCCGAAGAGGTGGTGGAGTTGTCATGA
- a CDS encoding PKD domain-containing protein → MAIFPSARAALAGLVTLGLVMSGCEAEVGAEDTPSLEEAEAAPLGEALGSLLGTVVDSDDTCRLTSGLRPTCGAVDDGAPGLSYFWRAPAADTFTFSTSGSRFAPVLEVRREDGTSLGCSDESESDPGESSVRLALEAGQTVRIFVHGQGRSCGTFNLHIRAGSQVEAPDEPTGTGLEPDTAVAREDAAASVDTGSLLQAVDVALGKPASSITEYDASSVASFVTDGDPSTGWYSGYVRPYVYVEVDLQGFYAIQQFQLELGTTTGSAPANFEIQHYEQGCWKTVPETVVTGNPAGTLSRTLPLSTPLVTSRVRFVCTNKTHCRLRTFSVLGEPSTEARAPAPSCTAGTQSVRRSPSYDFLQFLPTQYNQAPLAKFPLIISLHGIGGTQLTADHTGMSASPEGLSRRLKNDTAFASTFPAIVVSPHCREIGVTSGNCWFSQDRLDRLWKDVLASYRIDPDRIYVTGLSGGGMRSIQFAVNHSTELAAVVPLCADTNSVPAAQKAFDTAGNPIPDADGRHICDLQGLPSWLRHGTGDTTVSYNGTLTFKNLMDVKCGAGPKKALMTLYAGAGHNVWDMTYNDNRLYTWLFAQRRGNASEPATFLEPTATTGPTVTITLPTSSATVTGGGTDPDGSISKWNWIALSRPSGAAAPTLTNASSSKMTASGLTTAGTYKFRLLVTDNHGVTDFADQTVLVRAAP, encoded by the coding sequence ATGGCGATTTTCCCCAGCGCTCGCGCGGCATTGGCCGGTCTCGTGACGCTTGGACTGGTGATGAGTGGCTGCGAGGCGGAGGTAGGCGCGGAAGACACGCCCTCCCTCGAAGAGGCGGAGGCCGCGCCTCTGGGCGAAGCGCTGGGCTCGCTGCTGGGCACGGTTGTGGACTCGGATGACACGTGCCGGCTCACCAGCGGCCTCCGGCCCACGTGCGGCGCGGTGGACGACGGAGCGCCGGGCCTCTCCTACTTCTGGCGGGCTCCAGCCGCTGACACCTTCACCTTCTCCACGTCCGGCTCCCGCTTCGCCCCCGTGCTGGAGGTGCGGCGCGAGGACGGCACGTCCCTGGGCTGCAGCGACGAATCGGAGAGCGACCCTGGCGAGTCCTCGGTGAGGCTCGCGCTCGAGGCCGGGCAGACGGTGCGCATCTTCGTCCATGGCCAGGGGCGCTCCTGCGGCACCTTCAACCTCCACATCCGCGCTGGCTCGCAGGTGGAGGCTCCGGACGAGCCGACCGGAACCGGGCTGGAGCCCGACACGGCCGTTGCGCGCGAGGACGCCGCCGCGAGCGTGGATACCGGGTCGCTCCTCCAGGCGGTGGATGTGGCGCTCGGCAAGCCCGCGTCCTCCATCACGGAGTACGACGCGAGCTCCGTGGCGTCCTTCGTGACGGACGGCGATCCCTCCACGGGCTGGTACAGCGGCTATGTCCGCCCGTACGTCTATGTGGAGGTGGACCTCCAGGGGTTCTACGCCATCCAGCAGTTCCAGCTCGAGCTGGGGACGACCACCGGGAGCGCTCCGGCCAACTTCGAAATCCAGCACTACGAGCAGGGCTGCTGGAAGACGGTGCCGGAGACGGTCGTCACCGGCAACCCGGCGGGAACGCTCAGCCGGACACTCCCCCTCTCCACGCCGCTGGTCACCAGCAGGGTGCGCTTCGTCTGCACGAACAAGACGCATTGCCGGCTACGGACGTTCTCCGTCCTGGGCGAGCCCTCCACCGAGGCGCGGGCCCCGGCTCCGTCCTGCACCGCGGGCACGCAGTCCGTGAGGCGCTCTCCGTCCTACGACTTCCTGCAGTTCCTGCCCACCCAGTACAACCAGGCCCCCCTGGCGAAGTTCCCCCTCATCATCTCCCTGCATGGAATTGGTGGGACGCAGCTCACCGCGGACCACACGGGCATGTCGGCCTCGCCGGAGGGCCTGTCGCGCCGGCTGAAGAATGACACGGCGTTCGCCTCCACCTTCCCGGCCATCGTGGTGTCTCCACACTGCCGGGAGATTGGCGTGACCTCCGGCAACTGCTGGTTCTCCCAGGACCGCCTCGACCGGCTGTGGAAGGACGTGCTGGCCAGCTACCGCATCGACCCGGACCGCATCTACGTGACCGGGTTGAGCGGCGGTGGCATGCGTAGCATCCAGTTCGCGGTGAACCACTCCACGGAGCTGGCGGCCGTCGTTCCCCTCTGCGCGGACACCAACTCCGTGCCGGCGGCGCAGAAGGCGTTCGATACCGCGGGCAATCCCATTCCAGACGCCGATGGCCGCCACATCTGCGACCTGCAAGGCCTGCCCAGCTGGCTGCGGCATGGCACCGGCGACACCACGGTCAGCTACAACGGCACGTTGACGTTCAAGAACCTCATGGACGTGAAGTGCGGGGCCGGGCCGAAGAAGGCCCTCATGACCCTGTACGCGGGCGCCGGGCACAATGTCTGGGATATGACGTACAATGACAACCGGCTCTACACCTGGTTGTTCGCCCAGCGCCGCGGCAACGCGAGCGAGCCCGCGACGTTCCTGGAGCCGACCGCGACGACGGGCCCGACGGTGACCATCACCCTGCCGACCTCGTCGGCGACGGTGACGGGCGGTGGCACGGACCCGGATGGCTCCATCTCCAAGTGGAACTGGATTGCGCTGAGCCGTCCCTCCGGCGCCGCCGCTCCCACCCTGACGAATGCCTCCAGCTCCAAGATGACCGCGAGCGGCCTGACGACCGCCGGGACCTACAAGTTCCGCCTCCTCGTGACGGACAACCACGGCGTCACCGATTTCGCGGACCAGACGGTGCTCGTCCGAGCCGCTCCGTAG
- a CDS encoding AAA family ATPase, which produces MSSSPVKVPVTERAAPVRALVSRLVDNLERVIRGKREALELVLCSVAAGGHVLLEDVPGTGKTTLAKALALSIGGSFKRVQFTPDLLPTDIVGASIFNPQEGTFRFRAGPLFANVLIADEINRASPRTQSALLEALSEGQVTVDGQTHVLAPPFLCIATQNPVDFHGTYPLPEASLDRFAVQLSLGYLPEGEERTLLMTRSGPPPLEGMAAVCTVEEVAQLQQRVQEVKLEESVADYLLRIVQATRGHASIRLGVSTRGALLYGRMARARALMQGRDYVLPEDLKTLAVPVLAHRLVLDSRARYAGADKRALTKDLVGTVPVPR; this is translated from the coding sequence ATGTCCTCTTCTCCCGTGAAGGTCCCCGTCACCGAGCGTGCGGCTCCGGTGCGTGCGCTGGTGTCCCGGCTGGTCGACAACCTGGAGCGCGTCATCCGGGGCAAGCGCGAGGCGCTGGAGTTGGTGCTGTGCTCGGTGGCGGCGGGAGGGCACGTGCTGCTGGAGGATGTGCCGGGCACGGGGAAGACGACCCTGGCGAAGGCGCTGGCGTTGAGCATCGGCGGTAGCTTCAAGCGGGTGCAGTTCACGCCGGACCTGCTGCCCACGGACATCGTCGGAGCGTCCATCTTCAACCCGCAGGAGGGCACGTTCCGCTTCCGGGCGGGGCCGCTGTTCGCCAACGTGCTGATCGCGGACGAAATCAACCGGGCCTCGCCGCGCACGCAGTCGGCGCTGCTGGAGGCGCTGAGCGAGGGACAGGTGACGGTGGACGGGCAGACGCACGTGCTGGCGCCACCGTTCCTGTGCATCGCGACGCAGAACCCGGTGGACTTCCACGGCACGTACCCGCTGCCGGAGGCCTCGCTGGACCGGTTCGCGGTGCAGCTCTCGCTGGGGTACCTGCCGGAGGGGGAGGAGCGGACGCTGCTGATGACGCGCTCGGGGCCGCCGCCGCTGGAGGGGATGGCGGCGGTGTGCACGGTGGAGGAGGTGGCGCAGCTGCAGCAGCGGGTGCAGGAGGTGAAGCTGGAGGAGTCGGTGGCGGACTATCTCCTGCGAATCGTGCAGGCGACGCGCGGACACGCGAGCATCCGGCTGGGCGTGTCGACGCGCGGGGCGCTGCTGTACGGGAGGATGGCGAGGGCGAGGGCGCTGATGCAGGGGCGGGACTACGTGCTGCCCGAGGACCTGAAGACGCTGGCGGTGCCGGTGCTGGCGCACCGACTGGTGCTGGACTCGCGGGCGCGCTACGCGGGAGCGGATAAGCGAGCGCTCACGAAGGACCTCGTCGGCACCGTGCCGGTGCCGCGGTAA
- a CDS encoding enoyl-CoA hydratase/isomerase family protein: MNTDVLLERRGPLGLVTLNRPKALNALDLGMIRTLHPALEAWARDAEVKAVVIRGAGGRAFCSGGDVRAVALSLGSPAAEGQEPLSRAFFREEYRLNHLIHHYPKPYIALVDGISMGGGLGLSVHGSHRVVTERLMLAMPETAIGLFPDVGGGWFLPRFPGETGTYLGLTGTRCNAADAMWLGYGTQHVTHDRLEAVVEALAAAEWSAGDSREVATRVLSGFATEPGASPLSAHREAIDRCFGKDSLEDILEALRAEGTPWAEETRATLGRMSPTSLKVTLRQLRLCRGRPYDEVVTVEYRLSQHCSALPDFREGIRAVLVDKDNRPKWSPPTLDQVRDTDVEACFAPVADEETVLLR; this comes from the coding sequence ATGAACACGGATGTGCTGCTGGAGAGGCGCGGGCCCCTGGGCCTGGTGACACTCAACCGCCCCAAGGCGCTCAACGCGCTCGACCTGGGCATGATTCGCACGCTGCACCCCGCGCTCGAGGCCTGGGCCCGCGACGCCGAGGTGAAGGCCGTGGTGATTCGCGGCGCTGGCGGCCGGGCCTTCTGCTCCGGTGGGGACGTGCGCGCCGTGGCCCTGTCCCTGGGCTCGCCCGCCGCCGAGGGACAGGAGCCGCTCTCGCGCGCCTTCTTCCGCGAGGAGTACCGGCTCAACCACCTCATCCACCACTACCCCAAGCCGTACATCGCGCTCGTGGATGGCATCAGCATGGGCGGAGGGCTCGGGCTGTCCGTGCACGGCTCGCACCGCGTCGTCACCGAGCGGCTCATGCTCGCCATGCCGGAGACGGCCATCGGCCTGTTCCCCGACGTGGGCGGCGGCTGGTTCCTCCCGCGATTCCCGGGCGAGACGGGCACGTACCTGGGGCTCACGGGCACGCGGTGCAACGCCGCGGATGCGATGTGGCTCGGGTACGGCACGCAGCACGTGACGCATGACAGGCTGGAGGCCGTGGTGGAGGCGCTCGCGGCGGCGGAATGGAGCGCGGGGGACTCGCGCGAGGTGGCCACGCGGGTGCTGTCGGGTTTCGCCACCGAACCGGGGGCCTCACCGCTGAGCGCGCATCGCGAGGCCATCGACCGGTGCTTCGGGAAGGACAGCCTCGAGGACATCCTCGAGGCACTGCGGGCCGAGGGCACGCCGTGGGCCGAGGAGACGCGCGCCACGCTGGGACGCATGTCGCCCACGAGCCTGAAGGTGACGCTGCGCCAGCTCCGGCTGTGCCGGGGACGGCCCTATGACGAGGTCGTCACCGTGGAGTACCGGCTGAGCCAGCACTGCTCCGCGCTGCCAGACTTCCGTGAGGGCATACGCGCCGTGCTGGTGGACAAGGACAACCGTCCGAAGTGGAGCCCGCCCACGCTCGACCAGGTGCGAGACACCGACGTGGAGGCGTGCTTCGCGCCGGTGGCGGACGAGGAGACGGTCCTTCTCCGATAG
- a CDS encoding transglutaminaseTgpA domain-containing protein produces MRRLVELMPVFAALMLHAVAHGRWLLCAPVMVGLAWAVLKDVRIDYTPARLLLAGAVGLGVGAAMLWVSEPPTAPFPPSIFGPLCGALVGLAVLCGLGGNRYFAWTYACLLVALSMRVREMQGVGWVLGALVLSVLGVAFLEGGLPRTGLRAAAGFGVFVVLMSGLSLLLVRTIWASEGALMDAVYRMTSGTGTGGGSEFQSEVDIRAVVRLPRGSERPLLVLSGKAPARLRARVFDEFDGSRWTTSKALAETRLELPSGGTEAERLLAMTVLAPVGPWLPAPAGTRAVVGLRPEVQGGWVLKARELEGNTLALRMGAEELLPPEAARGDSLTALPEALEAELRPLAEALTRGAGTPREMARALEAYFHEHFEYSLNVDLRGEGQPLTVLVREKRAAYCTYFASAMAALLRTLDVPARVVGGFAPEERNPLTGATLVRERDAHAWVEVYLADEGRFVAFDPTPWRSRDETLGLSREQRGFLDNLTGAVGTWLRKMGAGLRYQPLALARTVVGSPVFAVLVAGGVLWRLRRSRWQGRTKARRTVALGTKDVRLAALYARYLKTLKRRAGLVPRPSETDDELLSRLRAARGDAVADLAAEFLAHYREARYRGEPGDTAIWGALVERLDARLRDTAAVTSSPGRAGRESPG; encoded by the coding sequence ATGAGACGGCTCGTCGAGCTGATGCCCGTCTTCGCGGCGCTCATGCTGCATGCGGTGGCGCACGGCCGGTGGCTGCTGTGCGCGCCCGTCATGGTGGGGCTCGCGTGGGCGGTGCTGAAGGACGTGCGGATCGACTACACCCCGGCGCGGTTGCTCCTGGCGGGCGCCGTGGGGCTCGGGGTGGGCGCCGCGATGCTCTGGGTGAGCGAGCCGCCGACGGCGCCCTTCCCACCCTCCATCTTCGGTCCGCTGTGCGGAGCGCTGGTGGGGCTGGCGGTGCTCTGTGGGCTCGGCGGCAACCGGTACTTCGCCTGGACGTACGCGTGCCTCCTGGTGGCGCTCAGCATGCGCGTGCGGGAGATGCAGGGCGTGGGGTGGGTGCTGGGGGCGCTGGTGCTGAGCGTGCTGGGGGTGGCCTTCCTCGAGGGCGGCCTGCCTCGTACCGGTCTCCGGGCCGCGGCGGGCTTCGGCGTCTTCGTGGTGCTGATGTCGGGCCTGTCGCTGCTGCTGGTGCGGACCATCTGGGCGAGCGAGGGCGCGCTGATGGACGCGGTGTACCGGATGACCAGCGGCACCGGCACCGGAGGTGGCTCGGAGTTCCAGTCGGAGGTGGACATCCGCGCGGTGGTCCGCTTGCCGCGTGGCTCTGAGCGCCCATTGCTGGTGCTCTCCGGCAAGGCGCCCGCGCGGCTGCGGGCGCGGGTGTTCGACGAGTTCGATGGCTCGCGGTGGACGACGTCGAAGGCGCTGGCGGAGACACGGCTGGAGCTGCCCTCGGGAGGAACGGAGGCGGAGCGGCTGCTGGCGATGACGGTGTTGGCCCCCGTGGGCCCCTGGTTGCCGGCGCCAGCTGGCACGCGAGCGGTGGTGGGCCTCCGTCCGGAGGTGCAGGGCGGTTGGGTGCTGAAGGCCCGGGAGCTGGAGGGCAACACGCTGGCCCTGCGCATGGGGGCGGAAGAGCTCCTGCCGCCAGAGGCCGCACGGGGAGACTCGCTCACCGCGTTGCCGGAGGCCCTGGAGGCGGAGCTGCGCCCACTCGCGGAGGCGCTCACGCGCGGGGCGGGCACGCCGCGCGAGATGGCCCGGGCCCTGGAGGCGTACTTCCACGAGCATTTCGAGTACTCGCTGAACGTGGACCTGCGGGGCGAGGGCCAGCCGCTGACGGTGCTGGTGCGGGAGAAGCGCGCGGCGTACTGCACGTATTTCGCGAGCGCGATGGCGGCGCTGCTGCGCACGCTGGACGTCCCGGCGCGCGTGGTGGGCGGCTTCGCGCCCGAGGAGCGCAACCCGCTCACGGGAGCGACCCTGGTCCGCGAGCGTGACGCCCACGCCTGGGTGGAGGTGTACCTGGCGGACGAGGGCCGCTTCGTGGCCTTCGACCCGACGCCCTGGCGGAGCCGGGACGAGACGCTCGGGCTGTCACGGGAGCAGCGGGGGTTCCTCGACAACCTCACCGGCGCGGTGGGCACGTGGCTGCGGAAGATGGGGGCGGGGCTGCGCTACCAGCCGCTGGCGCTGGCTCGGACGGTGGTGGGCTCGCCGGTGTTCGCCGTGCTGGTGGCCGGAGGGGTGCTGTGGCGTCTGCGCCGGAGCCGGTGGCAGGGACGGACGAAGGCCCGGCGCACGGTGGCATTGGGGACGAAGGACGTGAGGCTCGCGGCGCTGTACGCGCGCTACCTGAAGACGCTGAAGCGGAGGGCGGGGCTGGTTCCCCGGCCCTCGGAGACGGACGACGAGCTGCTGTCACGCCTTCGCGCCGCGAGGGGCGACGCGGTGGCGGACCTGGCGGCGGAGTTCCTCGCGCACTACCGCGAGGCGCGATACCGGGGCGAGCCCGGTGACACGGCCATCTGGGGCGCGTTGGTGGAGCGGCTCGACGCGAGGCTTCGCGACACCGCGGCGGTCACTTCCTCTCCGGGGCGGGCTGGTAGGGAATCTCCAGGATGA
- a CDS encoding RidA family protein, protein MREGINSPRLPAPTLPFSHAVRDGDRVYLSGQVGQDPSTGKLVAPDVAAQTEQAFQNIATVLADAGSSMDDVVKVNVYLVDMADFAAMNAVYAKRFAQPYPARTTVAVAALPLGARVEIEVVARVRE, encoded by the coding sequence ATGCGCGAAGGAATCAACAGTCCCCGGCTGCCGGCGCCCACCCTTCCGTTCTCGCACGCGGTGCGCGATGGCGACCGCGTGTACCTGTCCGGCCAGGTGGGGCAGGACCCGAGCACCGGGAAGCTCGTCGCCCCGGACGTGGCCGCCCAGACGGAGCAGGCATTCCAGAACATCGCCACGGTGCTGGCCGACGCGGGCAGCTCGATGGACGACGTCGTGAAGGTGAACGTGTACCTCGTGGACATGGCCGACTTCGCGGCGATGAACGCGGTGTACGCGAAGCGGTTCGCCCAGCCCTACCCGGCCCGGACGACGGTGGCGGTGGCGGCGCTCCCGCTCGGTGCGCGCGTGGAGATCGAAGTCGTGGCGCGGGTCCGCGAGTAG